Proteins encoded in a region of the Leopardus geoffroyi isolate Oge1 chromosome E2, O.geoffroyi_Oge1_pat1.0, whole genome shotgun sequence genome:
- the FXYD7 gene encoding FXYD domain-containing ion transport regulator 7 isoform X2 has product MATPTQAPTKVPQEPDPFYYDYDTVQTVGMTLATILFLLGILIIISKKVKCRKADSSPTCKSCKSELPSSAPGGGGV; this is encoded by the exons ATGGCGACCCCGACCCAGGCCCCCACAAAGG TTCCTCAGGAACCTGACCCATTTTACTATG ACTATGACACGGTGCAGACTGTGGGCATGACTCTGGCCACCATATTGTTCCTGCTAGGCATCCTCATCATTATCA GCAAGAAGGTGAAGTGCAGGAAGGCGGACTCCAG CCCAACATGCAAATCCTGTAAGTCGGAGCTTCCCTCCTCAG CCCCTGGAGGTGGCGGTGTGTAA
- the FXYD7 gene encoding FXYD domain-containing ion transport regulator 7 isoform X1 — protein sequence MATPTQAPTKVPQEPDPFYYDYDTVQTVGMTLATILFLLGILIIISKKVKCRKADSRSESPTCKSCKSELPSSAPGGGGV from the exons ATGGCGACCCCGACCCAGGCCCCCACAAAGG TTCCTCAGGAACCTGACCCATTTTACTATG ACTATGACACGGTGCAGACTGTGGGCATGACTCTGGCCACCATATTGTTCCTGCTAGGCATCCTCATCATTATCA GCAAGAAGGTGAAGTGCAGGAAGGCGGACTCCAGGTCTGAGAG CCCAACATGCAAATCCTGTAAGTCGGAGCTTCCCTCCTCAG CCCCTGGAGGTGGCGGTGTGTAA
- the FXYD5 gene encoding FXYD domain-containing ion transport regulator 5 isoform X1: MTEPVLVPARQLSPGHTLRRDAATAAALCPRGCRLGTPSTDMSPSGCLCLLTIIGLLLPTRESVIIPISQMRQMRLREGTPPAPGQTLKETTSIPSADTTIVNIHALTQTPDTVHPEFPSTPQTSLQAGGTTQEQTEETHTPQPTRMDVLPATDPRTGQSGPEATPSAAPTKGTTLSKRRSPGKDVRPDAALGPTGASEDNPFSYDEDTLRKRGLLVAAVLFITGIVILTSGKCRRLPQLCRNYNR, from the exons ATGACTGAGCCCGTCTTGGTCCCCGCCCGCCAGCTCTCCCCTGGCCACACCCTCCGCCGGGACGCCGCCACCGCCGCTGCCCTCTGTCCACGAGGCTGCCGGCTTGGGACCCCCAGCACTGAC ATGTCGCCCTCTGGTTGCCTGTGTCTCCTCACCATCATTGGCCTGCTTCTCCCCACCAGAG AGTCAGTGATTATCCCCATTTCGCAGATGAGacagatgaggctcagagaggggactCCACCTGCTCCAG GACAGACATTGAAGGAGACCACATCCATTCCTTCGGCAGACACAACCATTGTGAACATTCATGCCCTGACTCAAACCCCAG ACACAGTCCACCCAGAGTTCCCGTCCACCCCTCAGACATCTCTGCAGGCTGGTG GAACAACGCAGGAGCAGACGGAGGAGACCCACACCCCACAGCCGACGAGAATGGATGTGCTCCCAGCCACAGATCCGAGGACCGGCCAGAGCGGCCCAGAAG CCACTCCCTCTGCCGCTCCCACTAAAGGCACCACGCTCTCCAAGAGGCGATCTCCAGGCAAAGACGTCAGGCCGGATGCTGCCCTCGGGCCGACGG GCGCCAGTGAGGACAACCCCTTCTCCTACG ACGAGGACACTCTCCGGAAGCGGGGGCTGTTGGTCGCAGCCGTGCTGTTCATCACGGGCATTGTCATCCTCACCA
- the FXYD1 gene encoding phospholemman — translation MATVTIPNGLPQGCVNIRVIINQRLLVTPGCKAMRGRGSDIQVRGGVAKPPGSSEAGCVCALRISMFTGSWLWCPTESGPVSNSSGLRAVSVPSPALPSGPHPSPGWATYFGSRSGQARGFPGRPDPRGRERGGDSGVPRERERECGAQLLPPLLQSVHPGWGGFGTLTCVGQIASLFGSTGGSDEEYRIRDCLHPTSCSNQRTMASLHHILVLCVGFLAMANAEAPQEHDPFTYDYKTLRIGGLIIAGILFILGILIVLSRRCRCKFNQQQRTGEPDEEEGTFRSSIRRLSTRRR, via the exons ATGGCGACAGTGACAATACCTAACGG CCTTCCCCAGGGCTGCGTAAACATCAGGGTTATCATTAACCAGAGACTGCTGGTGACCCCGGGGTGCAAGGCCATGAGGGGCAGAGGCTCAGACATACAGGTGCGAGGGGGTGTCGCAAAGCCCCCTGGGTCCTCTGAGGCGGGCTGTGTCTGTGCCCTGCGGATAAGCATGTTCACTGGCTCCTGGCTCTGGTGTCCTACGGAGTCTGGGCCCGTGTCTAACTCTTCCGGGCTGCGGGCCGTTTCTGTCC cgtcccctgccctcccctccggGCCTCACCCCTCGCCTGGCTGGGCCACCTATTTTGGGAGCAGGAGTGGCCAAGCCCGTGGCTTTCCAGGCAGGCCTGACCCAAGAGGAAGGGAGCGTGGTGGGGACAGTGGGGTTCCccgggagcgggagcgggagtGCGGGGCGcaactcctccctcccctgctgcagAGCGTGCACCCTGGTTGGGGTGGGTTTGGGACACTCACGTGTGTGGGTCAGATTGCGTCACTGTTTGGGAGCACGGGAGGCTCAGATGAGGAGTATCGTATTCGTGACTGTCTCCACCCCACATCTTGCTCCAACCAGAG GACAATGGCATCTCTCCACCACATCTTGGTTCTCTGTGTGGGTTTCCTCGCCATGGCCAACGCAG aggCTCCACAGGAACACGATCCATTCACCTatg ACTACAAAACCCTGCGGATCGGAGGCCTCATCATCGCCGGGATCCTCTTCATCCTGGGTATCCTCATCGTCCTGA GCAGAAGATGCCGGTGCAAATTCAACCAGCAGCAGAG GACTGGGGAACCGGATGAAGAGGAGGGAACTTTCCGCAGCTCCATCCGCC GTCTGTCCACCCGCAGGCGGTAG
- the FXYD5 gene encoding FXYD domain-containing ion transport regulator 5 isoform X4 yields MSPSGCLCLLTIIGLLLPTRGQTLKETTSIPSADTTIVNIHALTQTPDTVHPEFPSTPQTSLQAGGTTQEQTEETHTPQPTRMDVLPATDPRTGQSGPEATPSAAPTKGTTLSKRRSPGKDVRPDAALGPTGASEDNPFSYDEDTLRKRGLLVAAVLFITGIVILTSGKCRRLPQLCRNYNR; encoded by the exons ATGTCGCCCTCTGGTTGCCTGTGTCTCCTCACCATCATTGGCCTGCTTCTCCCCACCAGAG GACAGACATTGAAGGAGACCACATCCATTCCTTCGGCAGACACAACCATTGTGAACATTCATGCCCTGACTCAAACCCCAG ACACAGTCCACCCAGAGTTCCCGTCCACCCCTCAGACATCTCTGCAGGCTGGTG GAACAACGCAGGAGCAGACGGAGGAGACCCACACCCCACAGCCGACGAGAATGGATGTGCTCCCAGCCACAGATCCGAGGACCGGCCAGAGCGGCCCAGAAG CCACTCCCTCTGCCGCTCCCACTAAAGGCACCACGCTCTCCAAGAGGCGATCTCCAGGCAAAGACGTCAGGCCGGATGCTGCCCTCGGGCCGACGG GCGCCAGTGAGGACAACCCCTTCTCCTACG ACGAGGACACTCTCCGGAAGCGGGGGCTGTTGGTCGCAGCCGTGCTGTTCATCACGGGCATTGTCATCCTCACCA
- the FXYD5 gene encoding FXYD domain-containing ion transport regulator 5 isoform X3, producing the protein MSPSGCLCLLTIIGLLLPTRESVIIPISQMRQMRLREGTPPAPGQTLKETTSIPSADTTIVNIHALTQTPDTVHPEFPSTPQTSLQAGGTTQEQTEETHTPQPTRMDVLPATDPRTGQSGPEATPSAAPTKGTTLSKRRSPGKDVRPDAALGPTGASEDNPFSYDEDTLRKRGLLVAAVLFITGIVILTSGKCRRLPQLCRNYNR; encoded by the exons ATGTCGCCCTCTGGTTGCCTGTGTCTCCTCACCATCATTGGCCTGCTTCTCCCCACCAGAG AGTCAGTGATTATCCCCATTTCGCAGATGAGacagatgaggctcagagaggggactCCACCTGCTCCAG GACAGACATTGAAGGAGACCACATCCATTCCTTCGGCAGACACAACCATTGTGAACATTCATGCCCTGACTCAAACCCCAG ACACAGTCCACCCAGAGTTCCCGTCCACCCCTCAGACATCTCTGCAGGCTGGTG GAACAACGCAGGAGCAGACGGAGGAGACCCACACCCCACAGCCGACGAGAATGGATGTGCTCCCAGCCACAGATCCGAGGACCGGCCAGAGCGGCCCAGAAG CCACTCCCTCTGCCGCTCCCACTAAAGGCACCACGCTCTCCAAGAGGCGATCTCCAGGCAAAGACGTCAGGCCGGATGCTGCCCTCGGGCCGACGG GCGCCAGTGAGGACAACCCCTTCTCCTACG ACGAGGACACTCTCCGGAAGCGGGGGCTGTTGGTCGCAGCCGTGCTGTTCATCACGGGCATTGTCATCCTCACCA
- the FXYD5 gene encoding FXYD domain-containing ion transport regulator 5 isoform X2, translating to MTEPVLVPARQLSPGHTLRRDAATAAALCPRGCRLGTPSTDMSPSGCLCLLTIIGLLLPTRGQTLKETTSIPSADTTIVNIHALTQTPDTVHPEFPSTPQTSLQAGGTTQEQTEETHTPQPTRMDVLPATDPRTGQSGPEATPSAAPTKGTTLSKRRSPGKDVRPDAALGPTGASEDNPFSYDEDTLRKRGLLVAAVLFITGIVILTSGKCRRLPQLCRNYNR from the exons ATGACTGAGCCCGTCTTGGTCCCCGCCCGCCAGCTCTCCCCTGGCCACACCCTCCGCCGGGACGCCGCCACCGCCGCTGCCCTCTGTCCACGAGGCTGCCGGCTTGGGACCCCCAGCACTGAC ATGTCGCCCTCTGGTTGCCTGTGTCTCCTCACCATCATTGGCCTGCTTCTCCCCACCAGAG GACAGACATTGAAGGAGACCACATCCATTCCTTCGGCAGACACAACCATTGTGAACATTCATGCCCTGACTCAAACCCCAG ACACAGTCCACCCAGAGTTCCCGTCCACCCCTCAGACATCTCTGCAGGCTGGTG GAACAACGCAGGAGCAGACGGAGGAGACCCACACCCCACAGCCGACGAGAATGGATGTGCTCCCAGCCACAGATCCGAGGACCGGCCAGAGCGGCCCAGAAG CCACTCCCTCTGCCGCTCCCACTAAAGGCACCACGCTCTCCAAGAGGCGATCTCCAGGCAAAGACGTCAGGCCGGATGCTGCCCTCGGGCCGACGG GCGCCAGTGAGGACAACCCCTTCTCCTACG ACGAGGACACTCTCCGGAAGCGGGGGCTGTTGGTCGCAGCCGTGCTGTTCATCACGGGCATTGTCATCCTCACCA